One window from the genome of Castellaniella sp. MT123 encodes:
- a CDS encoding DUF2971 domain-containing protein produces MEALFEFPGLEDPMGVILPNQILAQLTSVLEETAKTARSSGLISMSETYLDYPLWAYYGSNFGGMCLEFDTRDLIVSDLPRDSLMPMQVIYSSNAPASITCERLSSSDPMEIVFSRLSQKRTEWQHEKEWRYLVGRMGRKLYIDTALKRIYLGPRIKPEVKSAIVDAMRRRPVEILEGSVRGYELEFIRIKEGTPWHECERTGAGIFDPGKIFSFNKDLCTIFGKNYKVLEQRCNEISIHPNVESIDGAYLMNSRTGVCVTATYRLRDNRGDISHNHFFDNDMNPITYSLT; encoded by the coding sequence ATGGAAGCGCTGTTCGAATTCCCCGGCTTGGAAGATCCTATGGGAGTGATTCTCCCTAATCAGATCCTTGCGCAATTGACTTCAGTTCTCGAAGAAACTGCCAAGACAGCACGTAGCTCTGGCTTAATCTCAATGTCAGAAACCTACTTGGACTACCCACTGTGGGCATACTATGGTAGTAATTTTGGAGGTATGTGCCTTGAGTTTGATACACGGGATTTAATAGTCTCTGATCTTCCCAGGGACTCTTTGATGCCGATGCAGGTGATATACAGTTCCAATGCCCCTGCCTCTATAACCTGCGAAAGGCTATCTTCCTCTGATCCGATGGAAATAGTCTTCAGTCGATTAAGTCAGAAGCGAACAGAATGGCAGCATGAGAAAGAGTGGAGATATCTTGTTGGAAGGATGGGACGTAAGCTGTACATTGATACTGCGTTGAAACGCATCTATCTGGGGCCGCGCATTAAACCGGAAGTAAAGTCGGCAATCGTTGATGCGATGAGGAGGCGTCCTGTGGAAATCCTAGAAGGATCAGTGCGTGGATATGAACTTGAGTTCATCCGTATCAAGGAGGGCACACCCTGGCACGAATGCGAACGGACTGGTGCAGGAATCTTTGATCCAGGAAAAATATTTTCCTTCAACAAGGATCTGTGCACTATTTTTGGCAAAAATTACAAAGTCCTTGAGCAAAGATGCAATGAAATCAGTATCCATCCAAACGTTGAGAGCATCGACGGCGCTTACCTGATGAATAGCCGGACTGGTGTCTGCGTGACAGCAACTTATCGGTTGAGAGATAATCGTGGTGACATCTCTCATAATCATTTTTTCGACAACGACATGAACCCAATCACCTATTCACTGACGTAA
- a CDS encoding Fic family protein, with protein MQIGFKTLEARFGVMPVQPLRVASVIGTTRATRESPQGIENQYPAVYRPADTFAGHFEFGLKYEEIHLEFFARLFAACGPRPLEDWCRTEPFGQYARRAGFFYEWLTGSRLDVPDLTGGTYIDAVSDAAYLTRTKAVRERRWRVNNNLPGTPDFCPIIRRSQALTQLLRFNPLDALTELDHQFGEDVLMRAAAWLTFKESRASFLIEREADQTDRVKRFAHVMAEHCGKLDEPLGADGLAVLQKGILGTAALRLGVRRSPVFVGQATLREDVVHYIGPHFSVLGDMLAGLQAFEQSTRGRDSLARAAAIAFGFVYLHPMSDGNGRIHRFLINDTLLRDQAIPAGVILPVSATITSVREFGHGYDRALEVFSRPFMRRYDAVYRFGEMVEYEDGVKSNFVFDAYDDANAAWRYPDLTEHAIYTAQLVAHTIRHEMADEARLLARFELAQQRIKDVLEMPDSDAVRMIRSIKENGWRISGKLVKEYPILGDKARALRVVEAVQSAFEDRKPLPIVE; from the coding sequence ATGCAGATCGGTTTCAAAACCCTGGAGGCCAGATTTGGCGTCATGCCGGTGCAGCCGCTGCGTGTGGCGTCGGTCATCGGTACTACCCGTGCGACGCGAGAGTCACCCCAGGGCATCGAGAACCAGTACCCGGCCGTTTACCGGCCGGCCGATACCTTTGCCGGACACTTCGAGTTTGGGCTGAAGTACGAGGAGATCCATCTCGAATTTTTCGCCCGGCTGTTCGCTGCCTGCGGGCCTCGGCCGCTAGAGGATTGGTGCCGCACCGAGCCGTTCGGGCAGTACGCGCGCCGGGCTGGCTTTTTCTATGAATGGCTTACTGGCAGCCGGCTTGACGTCCCGGACCTGACTGGCGGAACCTACATCGATGCTGTTTCCGATGCTGCCTATCTAACGCGTACCAAAGCTGTTCGCGAGCGTCGCTGGCGTGTCAACAACAACCTGCCGGGTACGCCGGATTTTTGCCCCATTATCCGGCGCTCCCAGGCGCTGACTCAATTGCTGCGGTTCAACCCTCTGGATGCGCTCACGGAACTGGACCACCAGTTTGGCGAGGACGTGCTGATGCGCGCCGCTGCTTGGCTTACGTTCAAGGAGTCGCGTGCGAGTTTCCTGATCGAGCGCGAGGCCGACCAGACAGATAGGGTCAAGCGGTTCGCCCACGTCATGGCCGAACACTGCGGCAAGCTCGACGAGCCGCTTGGTGCCGATGGGCTGGCCGTGCTGCAGAAGGGCATCCTGGGCACGGCAGCACTTCGGCTGGGTGTGCGCAGATCGCCAGTCTTCGTCGGCCAGGCCACCCTCCGCGAGGACGTCGTCCACTATATAGGCCCGCATTTCTCGGTGCTTGGCGACATGCTGGCAGGGCTGCAAGCGTTCGAGCAGTCGACCCGCGGGCGCGACTCGCTAGCGCGGGCGGCTGCCATCGCGTTCGGCTTTGTCTATCTCCATCCGATGAGCGACGGTAACGGACGCATCCATCGCTTTCTGATCAACGATACGTTGTTGCGTGATCAGGCAATTCCAGCTGGCGTGATTCTGCCTGTGTCCGCGACCATTACCAGCGTGCGCGAGTTCGGTCACGGCTATGACCGCGCACTGGAAGTGTTCTCGCGACCCTTCATGCGGCGGTACGACGCTGTCTATCGTTTCGGGGAGATGGTCGAGTACGAGGACGGCGTAAAGTCGAACTTCGTGTTCGATGCCTACGACGATGCCAACGCTGCCTGGCGTTACCCGGATCTCACCGAGCATGCGATCTACACGGCCCAGCTTGTCGCGCACACGATCCGCCATGAAATGGCGGACGAGGCGCGCCTGCTGGCGCGGTTCGAGCTTGCACAGCAGCGCATCAAGGATGTGCTGGAAATGCCGGATTCGGACGCCGTACGCATGATCCGATCGATCAAGGAGAATGGGTGGCGGATTTCGGGCAAGCTCGTGAAGGAGTACCCGATACTCGGCGACAAGGCGCGAGCCTTACGCGTCGTCGAGGCCGTGCAGTCCGCGTTCGAGGACCGGAAGCCGCTGCCCATCGTCGAATGA
- a CDS encoding type II toxin-antitoxin system RelE/ParE family toxin, giving the protein MKAVLLDEAQTDIRELRQYITQVFDKATWQGTYAGIKTTVRNTAAFPLSGHIPPELAELGLSQYRQTLSGMNRIVYEVQGDMLYIHIVCDTRKDLRALLTRRLLKR; this is encoded by the coding sequence GTGAAAGCAGTGTTGCTTGATGAGGCCCAGACCGACATCAGGGAACTGCGCCAGTACATCACCCAGGTTTTTGACAAGGCTACGTGGCAGGGAACCTACGCAGGCATCAAGACCACGGTACGCAACACAGCGGCGTTTCCACTCAGTGGTCACATCCCGCCTGAACTCGCTGAACTGGGACTATCTCAATACCGACAGACGCTTTCCGGCATGAACCGCATCGTCTACGAAGTGCAAGGCGATATGCTTTACATCCACATCGTTTGCGATACGCGCAAGGACTTGCGAGCGCTGCTGACAAGACGGTTGTTGAAGCGTTGA
- a CDS encoding dTDP-4-dehydrorhamnose 3,5-epimerase family protein, producing the protein MSRFTVAETGIEGLRVVQRQRMGDERGFLSRLFCAEELAPAGWHKSIAQINHTLTQSQGTVRGLHFQRPPHAEMKLVTCLRGAIWDVGLDLRAGSPTFLQWRAVELSAENGCAFLIPEGFAHGFQALTDDCELLYLHTAPYAAQAEAGLLATDPSLAIEWPLPITLQSGRDQTHPRLTSEFTGLDLNL; encoded by the coding sequence ATGAGCCGCTTTACCGTCGCCGAGACCGGTATCGAGGGCCTGCGCGTCGTACAGCGCCAGCGCATGGGCGACGAGAGGGGATTCCTGTCGAGGCTATTCTGCGCTGAAGAGCTGGCGCCCGCTGGCTGGCATAAATCTATCGCCCAAATCAACCACACCTTAACCCAGTCGCAAGGAACAGTGCGGGGCCTGCATTTTCAACGCCCGCCGCATGCCGAGATGAAACTCGTCACCTGTCTGCGCGGGGCGATCTGGGACGTGGGGCTGGATCTGCGGGCCGGGTCGCCCACGTTCCTGCAATGGCGAGCCGTAGAATTATCGGCCGAGAATGGCTGCGCCTTCCTGATTCCGGAGGGCTTCGCGCACGGCTTCCAGGCGCTCACTGACGATTGCGAATTGCTATATCTGCACACAGCGCCCTATGCTGCCCAGGCCGAGGCGGGGCTGTTGGCCACCGACCCGTCGCTGGCGATCGAATGGCCTTTGCCGATCACCCTGCAGTCCGGGCGCGACCAGACACACCCCCGGCTGACATCGGAATTTACCGGACTGGATTTGAACTTATGA
- a CDS encoding type II toxin-antitoxin system RelE/ParE family toxin, protein MKVIWTPEAEQDRADIWDYISADNPVVAACMDDLFSVAAGRLATYPKLGKEGLVPGARELIPHESYRLVYEIDGDVVWILALISTARLWP, encoded by the coding sequence GTGAAAGTCATTTGGACGCCAGAGGCGGAACAAGATCGCGCTGACATTTGGGACTACATCTCTGCTGATAACCCTGTGGTGGCTGCCTGCATGGATGACCTTTTTAGTGTCGCAGCGGGCCGATTGGCCACTTATCCAAAGCTAGGCAAAGAGGGGCTGGTTCCGGGAGCGCGCGAACTGATACCTCATGAAAGCTATAGACTGGTTTACGAAATCGATGGAGATGTGGTCTGGATACTTGCCCTGATCAGTACGGCTCGGCTATGGCCGTGA
- a CDS encoding acyltransferase, producing the protein MIDVDPSAVVSPLADIEDSVRGSRIVIGARSVVDSFVKVKPAGGTGDMVVGADVVINSGCVFYTGNGIVIGDSVAIAANCTFAPVNHEYRSRERLIRSQGFRPGKGGIMIEDDVWIGANCVLLDGARVRRGAVIAAGSVVRGDLQAYGVYGGNPLRQLGSRS; encoded by the coding sequence ATGATCGATGTGGATCCGTCTGCAGTCGTGTCTCCCTTAGCCGACATCGAGGATTCCGTCAGGGGCTCACGGATCGTCATCGGAGCCCGCTCGGTGGTCGATTCCTTTGTTAAGGTCAAGCCCGCAGGGGGCACGGGCGACATGGTCGTCGGCGCCGATGTGGTGATCAACTCGGGATGCGTGTTCTACACCGGCAACGGGATCGTGATCGGGGATAGCGTTGCAATCGCGGCCAATTGCACTTTCGCGCCGGTGAACCACGAGTACCGGTCGCGTGAGCGGCTGATTCGCAGCCAGGGATTCCGGCCCGGCAAGGGCGGTATCATGATTGAAGACGATGTCTGGATCGGGGCCAATTGCGTGCTGCTCGATGGTGCGCGCGTGCGCCGGGGCGCGGTGATCGCCGCGGGCAGCGTCGTGCGCGGTGACCTGCAGGCTTATGGCGTGTATGGCGGCAACCCCTTGCGGCAGTTGGGAAGCCGCTCATGA
- a CDS encoding type II toxin-antitoxin system Phd/YefM family antitoxin encodes MRLATHVRPISYLKSHAADIAKDVTETGEPMLITQNGEARLVVMDVNSYEQKEQTLALLKILAMGQRDIEQGRYRHAEDFFTELDGEDVS; translated from the coding sequence ATGAGGCTCGCCACCCATGTCCGGCCTATCAGCTACCTGAAAAGCCATGCCGCCGACATCGCCAAAGATGTGACTGAGACCGGCGAACCCATGCTGATTACCCAGAACGGAGAGGCCCGGCTGGTCGTCATGGATGTGAACAGCTACGAGCAGAAAGAGCAGACCCTGGCGCTTCTGAAGATACTGGCGATGGGGCAGCGAGATATTGAACAGGGCCGCTACCGTCATGCGGAAGACTTCTTTACCGAGCTGGACGGGGAAGACGTGTCGTGA
- the rfbG gene encoding CDP-glucose 4,6-dehydratase, which yields MGVGSGAVEDLGVMQVGKPALVDPDPAFWRGRRVLLTGHTGFKGSWLALWLHRLGAQVTGIALPPSKERNLYSLARVDDGCESHFIDIRDAHAVAGQIRQAKPEIVFHLAAQALVRAGYEDPLATYATNVMGTAHVLDALRGLESVRAAVMVTTDKVYRNLEQAYPYREDDALGGHDPYSASKAASELVIASYRDAWLAAQGVAVASARAGNVIGGGDWAADRLIPDAARCWQAGRVVQIRSPRATRPWQHVLEPIGAYLRLAEALQAQPALAGAYNFGPHTHEAATVRQVIERARHAYGSGDIQWGDGTEGPHEAGWLALEIARARTVLGVQPRWGLQESIVRTMNWYRLQNEGADARALCEADIQAFEQAGAAP from the coding sequence ATGGGTGTCGGGTCAGGCGCCGTGGAAGACCTGGGCGTGATGCAGGTTGGCAAGCCAGCCTTGGTTGATCCGGATCCTGCCTTCTGGCGGGGCCGACGGGTGCTGCTGACCGGCCATACGGGCTTCAAGGGCAGTTGGCTGGCATTGTGGCTGCATCGGCTAGGCGCCCAGGTCACGGGAATAGCATTGCCACCATCCAAGGAACGAAACCTCTATTCCCTAGCTCGGGTAGACGATGGCTGCGAAAGCCACTTCATTGACATTCGTGATGCGCACGCCGTGGCGGGTCAGATTCGTCAAGCCAAGCCAGAGATCGTTTTTCATCTGGCTGCCCAGGCGCTGGTGCGCGCCGGCTATGAGGATCCGCTGGCGACCTACGCCACCAACGTCATGGGCACGGCCCACGTGCTTGATGCGCTGCGCGGCCTGGAGAGCGTGCGCGCCGCCGTGATGGTGACGACCGACAAAGTCTACCGTAATCTGGAGCAGGCCTATCCCTACCGCGAGGACGATGCGCTGGGCGGACACGACCCCTACAGCGCCAGCAAGGCGGCCAGCGAACTGGTGATCGCCAGCTACCGTGACGCCTGGCTGGCCGCCCAGGGCGTGGCGGTGGCTTCGGCGCGGGCGGGCAATGTGATCGGCGGCGGGGACTGGGCGGCCGACCGCCTGATTCCCGACGCGGCACGTTGCTGGCAGGCTGGCCGGGTCGTGCAGATTCGCAGCCCGCGCGCGACCCGGCCCTGGCAGCATGTGCTCGAACCCATTGGCGCCTACCTGCGCCTGGCCGAGGCCCTGCAGGCGCAGCCGGCGCTGGCGGGCGCCTATAACTTCGGCCCGCACACACACGAGGCCGCCACCGTGCGTCAGGTGATCGAGCGGGCGCGCCATGCCTATGGCAGCGGGGACATCCAGTGGGGCGACGGCACGGAAGGGCCGCATGAAGCCGGCTGGCTGGCCCTGGAGATCGCCCGGGCGCGCACCGTGCTGGGTGTACAGCCGCGCTGGGGGTTGCAAGAATCGATCGTGCGGACGATGAATTGGTACCGCCTTCAGAATGAAGGTGCGGATGCCCGCGCCTTGTGCGAGGCGGACATCCAGGCGTTCGAGCAAGCGGGCGCAGCGCCATGA
- the rfbF gene encoding glucose-1-phosphate cytidylyltransferase codes for MKAVILAGGLGTRISEETHLKPKPMVEIGGKPILWHILKMYSHHGIRDFVICCGYKGYVIKEYFANYFLHMSDVTFDMTSNRMEVHHQHAEPWRVTLVDTGESTLTGGRLRRVRDYIKDEDAFCFTYGDGVSDVDIGASIQFHEQHGRLATVTAVQPPGRYGALNRDGERVAGFTEKPRGDGGLINGGFFVLSPKCLDRIEGDQASWEGEPLASLARDGQLMAFEHSGFWQPMDTLREKNLLEDLWVSGQAPWKTWA; via the coding sequence GTGAAAGCAGTCATCCTGGCGGGGGGCCTGGGCACCCGCATTTCCGAGGAAACCCACCTGAAGCCCAAGCCGATGGTGGAGATCGGGGGCAAGCCCATCCTGTGGCACATCCTGAAAATGTATTCGCATCATGGGATCCGAGATTTCGTGATCTGCTGCGGCTACAAGGGCTATGTGATCAAGGAGTACTTCGCCAACTACTTCCTGCACATGTCAGATGTTACGTTCGACATGACGAGCAATCGCATGGAAGTCCACCACCAGCATGCCGAGCCCTGGCGGGTGACGCTGGTGGACACGGGTGAGAGCACCCTCACAGGAGGGCGTCTGCGGCGGGTGCGCGATTATATAAAGGACGAGGATGCCTTCTGTTTTACCTACGGTGATGGGGTGAGCGATGTGGACATTGGTGCCTCGATCCAGTTCCACGAACAGCATGGGCGTTTGGCGACGGTGACGGCGGTGCAGCCGCCAGGGCGCTATGGAGCGCTCAATCGCGACGGCGAACGGGTGGCAGGCTTTACCGAGAAGCCCCGAGGTGATGGCGGATTGATCAATGGTGGATTTTTCGTGCTCTCGCCCAAGTGCCTAGATCGCATCGAAGGCGACCAGGCCAGTTGGGAAGGTGAGCCGCTCGCCTCGCTCGCGCGTGACGGCCAGTTGATGGCGTTTGAACACAGTGGTTTCTGGCAACCCATGGATACGTTGCGGGAAAAGAATCTGCTGGAGGATCTATGGGTGTCGGGTCAGGCGCCGTGGAAGACCTGGGCGTGA
- a CDS encoding chaperone modulator CbpM: protein MIMTKHEFLISANLQEQTLEFWLEQRWLIPDEASSEVLFSECDIARVELIQDLQQNFGVNDAGVELILHLVDQLHGVRQALSLLQETTHFK from the coding sequence ATGATCATGACCAAACACGAATTTCTGATTAGCGCGAACCTCCAGGAGCAGACCCTGGAGTTCTGGCTGGAGCAGCGGTGGCTCATTCCGGACGAGGCGTCCTCCGAGGTTCTGTTTTCCGAGTGCGACATCGCGCGCGTGGAGCTCATCCAGGACCTGCAACAGAATTTCGGCGTCAATGATGCGGGCGTCGAACTCATCCTGCATCTGGTGGACCAGTTGCATGGCGTGCGGCAGGCCTTGAGCCTTCTGCAGGAGACGACGCACTTTAAATAA
- the dbpA gene encoding ATP-dependent RNA helicase DbpA: MTTHTFSHLPLSPTQLDNLANMGYLTMTPIQAQSLPVILEGRDLIAQAKTGSGKTAAFGLGILHHLDPARWVPQALVVCPTRELSEQVATELRRLARADGNIKVLTLTGGASARPQNESLAHGAHVIVGTPGRLLDHLARQTLDLSAVRTLVLDEADRMVDMGFFPDVMEIARACPDRRQTLLFSATYPGSIREDVEHLLTNPEFVKVDAVHSETQIEQHFYEIDAAERFNATALLLRHFQPESALAFCNTKAACAELSAHLKRAGFSALALHGDMDQRDRDDVLVQFSNHSSNILVATDVAARGLDIPSLPMVINVELARDPQVHTHRVGRTGRMQESGMALSLCAPDEHYVASRIAQQLGRPLDLKPLPRPQSAGRPTQAPMVTLLVLGGKKAKLRPADLLGALTGDGGLTREQVGKINITDQVSYVALSRAVARSAFPRLENIPIKGKKQRMKLLS, translated from the coding sequence GTGACTACACACACCTTTTCCCACCTGCCGCTCTCCCCCACCCAGCTCGATAACCTGGCAAATATGGGCTATCTGACCATGACGCCGATCCAGGCGCAGAGCCTGCCCGTCATCCTGGAAGGCCGCGATCTGATCGCGCAAGCCAAGACCGGCAGCGGCAAGACGGCGGCTTTCGGCCTAGGCATCTTGCATCACCTGGACCCCGCGCGGTGGGTGCCGCAGGCGCTGGTCGTCTGCCCCACCCGGGAACTGTCCGAGCAGGTCGCCACCGAACTGCGCCGCCTGGCCCGCGCCGACGGCAACATCAAGGTGCTGACGCTGACGGGCGGCGCCTCTGCACGCCCCCAGAACGAGTCGCTGGCGCACGGCGCCCACGTCATCGTCGGCACGCCGGGCCGCCTGTTGGACCACCTGGCGCGCCAAACGCTGGATCTGTCCGCCGTGCGCACGCTGGTGCTGGACGAAGCGGATCGCATGGTGGACATGGGCTTCTTCCCCGATGTGATGGAAATCGCCCGCGCCTGCCCGGACCGGCGCCAAACGCTGCTGTTTTCCGCCACCTACCCGGGGAGCATCCGCGAGGATGTCGAGCACCTGCTCACGAACCCCGAGTTCGTCAAGGTGGACGCGGTGCATAGCGAAACGCAGATCGAACAGCATTTTTACGAGATCGACGCGGCGGAGCGCTTCAACGCGACCGCCCTGCTGCTGCGTCATTTCCAGCCGGAATCGGCGCTCGCCTTCTGCAACACCAAGGCGGCCTGCGCCGAGCTGTCTGCTCATCTGAAACGGGCGGGATTCAGCGCGCTGGCGCTGCACGGCGACATGGATCAGCGCGACCGGGACGATGTGCTGGTGCAATTTTCGAACCACAGCAGCAACATCCTGGTGGCCACGGACGTCGCGGCGCGCGGGCTGGACATTCCTTCGCTGCCCATGGTGATCAATGTCGAGCTGGCCCGCGACCCTCAGGTGCACACGCACCGGGTGGGCCGCACGGGCCGGATGCAAGAATCAGGGATGGCGCTCAGCCTATGCGCACCGGATGAACACTATGTGGCGTCGCGCATTGCGCAGCAGCTTGGGCGCCCGCTGGACCTGAAGCCGCTGCCCCGCCCGCAGTCCGCTGGACGGCCCACCCAGGCGCCGATGGTGACACTGCTGGTGCTGGGCGGCAAAAAGGCCAAACTGCGTCCGGCGGATCTGCTGGGCGCACTGACGGGCGACGGCGGGCTGACGCGGGAACAAGTCGGCAAGATCAACATCACGGACCAGGTGTCCTACGTTGCGCTCAGCCGCGCCGTCGCGCGCAGCGCCTTTCCGCGCTTGGAAAATATCCCGATCAAGGGCAAGAAGCAGCGGATGAAGCTGCTGTCGTGA
- a CDS encoding class I SAM-dependent methyltransferase, protein MNCRHCGAMLRHTFLDLGFAPPSNAYLKAEDLNRPETYFPLKVRVCDQCWLVQTEDYARADELFSPDYAYFSSTSSGWLAHAQRYAQTITERLGLGNESFVIEVASNDGYLLTNFVAAGIPCLGIEPTTGTAAAAEAIGVPVLREFFSEALGKRLAHEGRPADLIAGNNVYAHVPDINDFTRGLAAALKPEGTITLEFPHLLRLIQNNQFDTVYHEHFSYLSVHAVQRIFEAADLRIYDVEELPTHGGSVRIYGCHAAAMIEQRPGVERVLRLEVESGLLDLATYQAFQARADRVKDDLLGFLLEQKRLGKTVAAYGAAAKGNTLLNYAGVKPDLLPFVCDAAPAKQGRYLPGSHIPILAPQALVERRPDYVLILPWNIAAEVREQNRYLAEQGARFVTAVPRLEVA, encoded by the coding sequence ATGAATTGCCGCCATTGCGGCGCGATGCTGCGCCATACGTTCCTGGATTTGGGCTTTGCACCGCCCTCCAACGCCTATCTGAAGGCCGAGGACCTAAATCGGCCTGAGACCTATTTTCCGCTGAAGGTCCGCGTTTGCGACCAGTGCTGGCTGGTGCAGACCGAGGACTACGCGCGCGCCGATGAATTGTTCAGCCCCGACTATGCCTATTTTTCCAGCACATCGAGCGGGTGGCTGGCTCATGCGCAGCGCTACGCACAGACAATCACCGAGCGCCTAGGATTGGGAAACGAGAGTTTCGTGATCGAAGTGGCCTCTAACGATGGCTACCTACTGACAAACTTCGTTGCCGCTGGCATCCCGTGCCTGGGCATTGAGCCCACGACCGGCACGGCGGCCGCAGCCGAGGCGATCGGTGTGCCGGTGCTGCGCGAGTTCTTTAGCGAAGCGCTGGGCAAGAGGCTGGCGCACGAAGGGCGCCCGGCCGATCTGATTGCCGGCAACAATGTCTATGCGCATGTGCCCGACATCAATGACTTCACACGCGGCCTGGCGGCCGCCTTGAAGCCCGAGGGCACGATCACGCTGGAGTTCCCGCACCTGCTGCGCCTGATCCAGAACAACCAGTTCGACACGGTCTATCACGAGCACTTCTCCTACCTGTCCGTTCACGCTGTGCAGCGTATCTTCGAGGCGGCGGACCTGCGGATCTACGACGTCGAGGAGCTGCCCACGCACGGCGGCAGCGTACGGATCTACGGCTGCCATGCTGCAGCGATGATCGAGCAGAGGCCCGGTGTCGAGCGTGTACTGCGCCTGGAAGTCGAGAGTGGCTTGCTGGATCTGGCCACTTATCAGGCTTTTCAGGCACGCGCCGATCGGGTCAAGGATGATCTGCTGGGCTTCCTTCTGGAGCAAAAGCGCCTGGGCAAGACCGTGGCGGCCTATGGCGCCGCAGCCAAGGGCAATACGTTGCTGAACTATGCGGGCGTGAAACCCGACTTGCTGCCCTTCGTGTGCGATGCGGCCCCGGCCAAGCAGGGCAGGTATCTGCCGGGTAGCCACATTCCGATCCTCGCGCCACAGGCGCTGGTCGAGCGCAGGCCCGATTACGTACTGATCCTGCCGTGGAACATCGCAGCCGAAGTTAGAGAGCAGAATCGGTACCTGGCCGAACAAGGAGCGCGATTCGTGACGGCGGTGCCGCGGCTGGAGGTCGCATGA
- a CDS encoding zinc-binding dehydrogenase, which translates to MRTYGAQLIDGHIHIEQRDAPIPQPGPQQLLVRVRAAGLNRGELLALHAQPRTPGQAASLGIEAAGEVVQAGTDALPFKAGDRVMGRCGAAFSDYVLLDAHDALAVPDRLSWPQAAAIPIATMVVYDMLIAQGRLSAGEWLLVTGISSGVGVAALQLAKALDVRVIGTSGSAQKLAALKPLGLDVGLCTRDADFHDAVMDATGGKGVNLIVNIVGGSVFAECIRSLTFEGRLATVGYMDGILEGRLDLAALHARRLTVFGVSSKGYGPEQRQRIVQGVADRILPLLADGRLTPLVDRVFPFDDLAAGIAYMESNGQLGKIVLGDD; encoded by the coding sequence ATGCGCACTTACGGCGCCCAACTCATCGACGGCCACATTCACATCGAACAGCGGGATGCGCCCATTCCTCAGCCCGGACCACAGCAATTGCTGGTCCGCGTGCGGGCGGCGGGTTTGAATCGCGGGGAACTTCTGGCGCTGCATGCGCAGCCCCGCACGCCCGGGCAGGCGGCCAGCCTGGGGATCGAAGCGGCTGGCGAAGTCGTTCAGGCCGGGACCGACGCCCTGCCCTTCAAAGCCGGTGACCGCGTCATGGGGCGGTGCGGCGCCGCCTTTTCCGACTACGTGCTGCTGGACGCGCACGATGCCCTGGCCGTACCTGATCGCCTGTCCTGGCCACAGGCGGCGGCCATCCCGATCGCCACCATGGTCGTCTACGACATGCTGATAGCGCAAGGCCGCCTGTCGGCGGGCGAATGGCTGCTGGTCACCGGGATTTCCTCGGGCGTGGGCGTAGCCGCCCTGCAGCTGGCCAAGGCGCTGGACGTCCGGGTCATCGGCACCTCGGGCTCGGCACAGAAACTGGCGGCCCTGAAACCGCTGGGGCTGGACGTGGGCCTATGCACCCGCGATGCCGACTTCCACGACGCCGTCATGGACGCGACCGGCGGCAAGGGGGTGAACCTGATCGTCAACATCGTCGGTGGCTCGGTCTTTGCCGAATGCATCCGATCCCTGACCTTCGAAGGCCGGCTGGCGACAGTCGGCTACATGGACGGCATACTGGAAGGCCGGCTCGATCTCGCCGCCCTGCATGCCAGACGCCTGACGGTCTTTGGCGTGTCCAGCAAAGGCTACGGCCCCGAGCAGCGCCAGCGCATCGTCCAGGGTGTCGCCGACCGGATCCTGCCACTGCTCGCCGACGGGCGGCTCACTCCCCTCGTCGACCGGGTATTCCCGTTCGACGATCTGGCGGCGGGCATTGCCTACATGGAATCCAACGGACAGCTGGGGAAGATCGTCCTGGGCGACGACTGA
- a CDS encoding antitoxin of toxin-antitoxin stability system, translating into MSTKAVFTMKLEAELRDEFMAATMEDDRPASQVVRELMRGYLDQRRRSREYDEYLHQKVEAARVSMREGRGRSNEDVEAAFAAKRRQLMAG; encoded by the coding sequence ATGAGTACAAAAGCGGTTTTCACGATGAAGCTGGAAGCAGAGCTGCGTGACGAGTTCATGGCAGCCACCATGGAAGATGATCGGCCTGCATCTCAGGTCGTGCGCGAGTTGATGCGCGGGTACCTCGATCAACGCCGCAGATCTCGTGAGTACGACGAATACCTGCATCAGAAGGTGGAAGCTGCCCGAGTTTCGATGCGGGAAGGGCGGGGTCGATCAAATGAAGACGTCGAAGCCGCCTTCGCAGCCAAGCGCCGCCAGCTCATGGCGGGGTAA